CGGTGCCGGTGATGAGTTGCCCATCACCTTGGACCGCGGAGCTGAGGGCACTCTGGATGTCCGTACCATCGGGGAGGGTCGGGTTGTCTCCCTCGTTGTAGTTGACGAAGTACACGTCGGGGCTGCTGGGCGGCGGTGCTGGGACCTCGATGACTCGCTGTGCCTGGTCGGACTGCTTGTTGAGGACGTACACGACGTGTTTCTGGCTGGGCGGCGGCACCACGATGGGCTCAGGGCCTTGACCACCTTCGGGAATACGGATGAACAAGATGTTGTGTTCCACTGTAGGTGGTGGGACCACTGGAGGGGGGCCCAGGGGCTGCTGGTGTTCAGGAGCGTTGAACACATACAGTTTTCTGACCACCTGAGGAGTAACACAGGAGCCGTCCACGTGAAGCACTTCACCGTTCTGACATCCTACAGGAGGAGGTGCTCCAGGAGGAGGTCCTCCAGGGGGAAGTGCTGGACCAGGGGGCGCGGGCAGGCTGTACCCCTGTGGGGCCGCGGATACTGCGCTCACTATCACTGAGAACACAACCTGACAAAAGATGTAAATGATACTAATATGTATTGTGTTGTAACTGTGAAATGACATTAAACAGACCAACAGACTCTCGGAGAACGTTTAGGACCAAGGCCAAGATTCATCAAGCATTCATGCATTCACTTtcgaaacctgaacatctttcaacaatcattTCAGCTTTATattcattaaacagtttatgagctcaaatcactacgaggttgtttgataacctcgggttgtgaagtttcGAAGTTTTTTTTCGTACactgtttaataaatttaaacaaagccaCTATGATAGTTGAAcgatgtacaggcttcgtaagtgAATGCGTAAATGCTTGAAGACTCGTGGCCCAGTAGGCGTGAGCAAAATCGTGG
The sequence above is a segment of the Procambarus clarkii isolate CNS0578487 chromosome 44, FALCON_Pclarkii_2.0, whole genome shotgun sequence genome. Coding sequences within it:
- the LOC138350134 gene encoding WAS/WASL-interacting protein family member 3-like, coding for MSFHSYNTIHISIIYIFCQVVFSVIVSAVSAAPQGYSLPAPPGPALPPGGPPPGAPPPVGCQNGEVLHVDGSCVTPQVVRKLYVFNAPEHQQPLGPPPVVPPPTVEHNILFIRIPEGGQGPEPIVVPPPSQKHVVYVLNKQSDQAQRVIEVPAPPPSSPDVYFVNYNEGDNPTLPDGTDIQSALSSAVQGDGQLITGTGGAAAGGEAAVPGPVGGDSGFGVPLDDASSAGFDGSAGAAGAPSGGYSPPPSPVPPPPGLYSSP